In one Arthrobacter jinronghuae genomic region, the following are encoded:
- a CDS encoding DEAD/DEAH box helicase: MSELLPTSQSQDLRSGLSDFLATTFALTDPGAQSAIQDFLSNPEKGLFKGPYVRLRLPFESAAPGWRDCLDWYQGFEPYGHQARAFQRLSSKALTPAGSGSRYRRPEPTLITTGTGSGKTEAFLYPILDHVLRAKKDGTTGVKALILYPMNALANDQAKRLADVLTKYPELSGVTAGLYTGQKDTPRTKVSPDGLINDRGVFHEDPPDILLTNYKMLDMLLLRHDDAPLWAKSAQSLQYVVLDEFHTYDGAQGTDVAMLLRRLGLTLKSYWPDDLTNTPNGLTEVDRARPLGRATPVATSATLGSGGDPQTMLDFAETVFGEAFPPEAVITESRLSAEDWAGLGSGKAENRSMQAISLNIGVTNTAVASLREKGADVEAVVEPVLKALFETPPDDLLDAVRTHPLTGALLANATDAVALSTLAEAVFPAQVANRALPTGAVEEFLSHVIALLSHVRARSGMKALTVETHFWIREMSRVDSAVDTVPKFRWADDGIDQSETMFLPALYCRHCGRHGWGALLAPTGMDLELDDSKVRESRLVNNPRFRTFISAAEEADAVEFNKDGAERIQGLHWLHTTNRSLSKTPPADDSADLLQGRIIPVLMLAGQDADDQSKQDVCPACLAKEGIAFMGSAISTMLSVTISNLFGAQGLHEAEKKALVFTDSVQDAAHKAGYVQSRSHTMTLRTALRRALGDDIRTLTEVVEAAISGASMPADRYQLIAPEYADRKEFVPFWRPGSPPSARTTARKYVRRRLQFDAILELGLQSRTGRTLELTGAVAVETDAGSPTRMLTVAGKAWESAQHQTMLGEAAPTPEQLLQWVRGTVERVRLQGGIYHDWLKNYIAKDGRRWQIWGGRPKGQGMPAFPAGRSAPTFPRIGKADATAENFDSVTSTASWYARWTSRCLGVPTADSAYLAKALILALAEDDVLGTSRTESGADIYWLDADKILVSPPAADELKNKQHVLACTVCRAVTPGSRTVCEQLDGAPCTLVRCPGKLERIEGAPENFYRTLYSSQESKRVVAKEHTSLLDDATRIAYETQFKSGSDNPQAPNVLVATPTLEMGIDIGDLSCVMLASLPTSVASYVQRVGRAGRLTGNSLVLAFVQGRGEHLPKLNEPLSVINGVVQPPATYLDAEEILARQYVAHIADRFARDSGRRHPREAIHALGSVEPGSYLGDIIQEATTNADAYLQEFLSQFGDSLSEASRNRLTAWATEHDDGEPSDLARHLVRAAGQWKADIQELEARRKTIDAVMPELQKAADDAERLGDASSDAPQALRTAKATLRMIGGQLMELRGDYWISVLEAYGIFPNYTLLDDSVCLDVGLSWKDADTQEFETDTVTYSRGASVALSEFAPGATFYAQGMEILIDAVDLGPQQSNVMQWQVCPKCGWINKEAAASKPVESCLRCKTTAIADMGQILNVVLMKKVSAEIRRDEAAINDRRDNRVRERFTIAAAADIDEQHLQKRWFIDGLDFGAEYLNRIDIRWLNTGRTASNGGVRLIAGDEVKAPMFRLCSYCGQLDQAAKENKPTEHRFWCKYRKQEQESIREVVLARELSTQGVVLHLPPEVTFGDDFSIPSLQAAILLGLQKVLGGAPDHLGVLRINDALSGGDRPALLLHDKVPGGTGYLAEFGDPERVWQLLNAAWETLRDCSCRSEERLACHHCLLPHAEPWQVDKVARATAERILRQLLLVGTDDGETTPSFDAWTVTEDVPVQDTSSESFLEKRFRKVWMDRLKDVGAHVKVTPGALADTITFKIPGQPFRWQLIPQVDVAGTRPDFLLQGPADPNFPVLAIYTDGYAFHASPEHNRIADDAEKRDRLRHTTDLSAAVIPWAITWNDVTSFEAGSDAPVSMPGWVNENLNAQLMTRYPVDAGIMNQLGRDAVSMLWEWVNRPDPEAWQKFSELVPLMLSQPERVPADRDAVYIHAKDVAQGSLAPILPGDTQAWTYRAGVLAFTAAGSPSDPASITVGLCLDDRDHSLTGSGHEESWRGWLQLSNLLAFKPWGMTIGSVSSSVSAGDMNAKAAQEEAAQVVGSEWQELLADATEAEKAVVLRLAEMGLPQLPELGYELEGYVADLAWPEFQVALAYDDESRGMFESAGWTTTTDVDDIQELLKTMGA; this comes from the coding sequence ATGTCGGAACTGCTTCCAACGAGCCAGAGCCAGGACCTGCGCAGCGGTCTGTCAGACTTCCTGGCGACCACATTTGCACTCACCGACCCGGGCGCCCAGTCCGCGATCCAAGACTTTCTCTCCAACCCCGAAAAGGGCCTGTTCAAAGGCCCTTACGTTCGTCTTCGGCTCCCCTTCGAAAGCGCGGCACCGGGCTGGCGGGATTGCCTGGATTGGTATCAAGGCTTCGAGCCCTACGGTCACCAAGCGCGGGCCTTCCAGCGGCTCAGCAGCAAAGCGCTAACGCCCGCAGGCAGCGGCAGCAGATACCGCCGGCCCGAACCGACCCTTATCACCACCGGCACCGGATCGGGCAAAACCGAAGCGTTCCTTTACCCCATCCTGGACCACGTGCTCCGCGCCAAGAAGGACGGAACCACGGGTGTCAAGGCGCTCATCCTTTACCCGATGAACGCCCTGGCGAACGACCAGGCCAAGCGTCTCGCTGACGTGCTGACGAAATACCCGGAGCTGAGCGGAGTCACCGCCGGACTTTACACCGGACAGAAGGACACGCCGCGGACCAAGGTCTCGCCTGACGGGCTGATCAATGACCGGGGAGTCTTCCACGAAGATCCGCCGGACATCCTGCTGACGAACTACAAAATGCTGGACATGCTCCTGCTGCGCCACGACGACGCGCCGCTGTGGGCAAAGTCCGCCCAGAGCCTCCAGTACGTTGTCCTGGACGAATTCCACACCTACGACGGCGCCCAAGGCACCGACGTCGCCATGCTCCTGCGCCGGCTTGGCCTCACCCTGAAGAGTTACTGGCCCGACGACCTCACCAACACCCCGAACGGTTTGACCGAGGTGGACCGTGCACGGCCACTCGGACGCGCGACTCCCGTGGCCACCTCCGCAACCCTTGGCAGCGGGGGAGACCCGCAGACAATGCTGGATTTCGCCGAAACCGTCTTCGGTGAAGCCTTCCCACCGGAAGCTGTCATCACTGAATCCCGCCTAAGCGCCGAAGATTGGGCCGGGCTGGGCTCCGGCAAGGCTGAGAACAGAAGCATGCAGGCCATCAGCCTCAACATCGGAGTAACCAACACCGCCGTGGCCAGCCTCCGAGAGAAGGGGGCCGACGTTGAGGCCGTCGTCGAACCCGTGCTTAAGGCCCTGTTCGAAACGCCTCCCGACGATCTGCTGGATGCAGTCCGAACCCACCCGCTCACAGGCGCACTGCTCGCCAACGCCACCGACGCCGTCGCACTTTCCACGCTGGCCGAGGCAGTATTCCCCGCCCAGGTTGCCAATCGCGCCCTGCCCACCGGCGCAGTCGAAGAGTTCCTGTCCCACGTCATCGCGCTGCTGAGCCATGTCCGCGCCCGCTCCGGCATGAAAGCGCTGACCGTGGAAACGCACTTCTGGATCCGCGAAATGTCCCGGGTGGACAGTGCAGTGGACACCGTCCCGAAATTCCGCTGGGCCGACGACGGTATCGACCAGTCCGAAACCATGTTCCTTCCTGCCCTCTATTGCCGGCACTGTGGACGGCACGGTTGGGGAGCCCTGCTGGCGCCCACCGGAATGGATCTAGAACTGGACGACTCTAAGGTCCGTGAATCCCGGCTCGTGAACAATCCCCGGTTCCGGACGTTCATCTCCGCCGCGGAGGAAGCCGACGCCGTCGAGTTCAATAAGGACGGTGCGGAGAGGATCCAAGGTCTGCACTGGCTGCACACTACCAACCGGAGCCTGTCCAAGACCCCGCCCGCGGACGACAGTGCCGACCTGCTGCAGGGCCGTATCATTCCCGTCCTGATGCTGGCAGGACAGGACGCAGACGACCAGTCCAAACAGGACGTCTGCCCGGCCTGCCTGGCCAAGGAAGGCATCGCCTTTATGGGCAGTGCCATCTCCACCATGCTCTCAGTCACTATCTCGAACCTCTTCGGCGCGCAGGGTCTCCATGAGGCGGAGAAGAAGGCACTGGTTTTCACCGACAGTGTCCAGGATGCTGCCCACAAGGCCGGATACGTCCAGTCCCGTTCCCACACGATGACCCTTCGCACTGCACTGCGGCGGGCTCTGGGAGACGACATCCGGACGCTGACGGAGGTTGTTGAGGCTGCCATCTCCGGTGCTTCTATGCCCGCCGATCGGTACCAGCTGATAGCGCCCGAGTACGCGGACCGCAAGGAATTCGTTCCCTTCTGGCGTCCTGGTTCTCCGCCGTCGGCCCGAACGACGGCGCGCAAATATGTCCGGCGTCGTCTGCAGTTCGACGCCATCCTCGAGCTGGGACTCCAGTCCCGCACAGGCCGGACCCTGGAGCTCACCGGAGCAGTCGCCGTCGAAACCGATGCCGGAAGCCCCACGAGAATGCTCACCGTCGCGGGCAAGGCCTGGGAGAGCGCACAGCACCAGACCATGCTCGGCGAAGCTGCCCCCACCCCCGAACAACTGCTGCAGTGGGTCCGGGGAACTGTTGAGCGCGTGCGCCTCCAGGGCGGCATTTATCATGACTGGCTGAAAAACTACATCGCCAAAGACGGCAGACGCTGGCAGATCTGGGGAGGCCGTCCCAAGGGGCAGGGTATGCCCGCGTTCCCGGCAGGCCGGTCCGCTCCCACCTTCCCACGGATCGGGAAAGCCGATGCGACGGCGGAAAACTTCGACTCCGTCACGTCCACCGCGTCCTGGTACGCCCGTTGGACCTCCCGCTGCCTGGGCGTACCGACGGCGGACAGCGCCTACCTCGCCAAGGCGTTGATCCTGGCGCTGGCAGAGGACGACGTGCTGGGGACATCCCGTACCGAGTCCGGAGCGGACATCTACTGGCTGGACGCTGACAAAATCCTGGTCTCACCTCCCGCTGCCGACGAGCTGAAAAATAAACAGCATGTCCTGGCCTGCACGGTCTGCCGGGCCGTGACTCCGGGAAGCCGGACTGTCTGTGAGCAGCTGGATGGAGCACCCTGCACGCTGGTGCGCTGTCCGGGGAAGCTGGAACGGATTGAGGGTGCCCCGGAGAACTTCTACCGGACGCTCTACTCCTCGCAGGAGAGCAAACGCGTTGTGGCGAAGGAACACACGTCCCTTCTGGACGACGCCACGCGCATTGCCTACGAGACACAGTTCAAGTCCGGATCGGATAACCCACAGGCACCCAACGTCTTGGTCGCGACGCCGACGCTTGAGATGGGCATCGACATCGGAGATCTCTCCTGTGTCATGCTCGCCTCCCTGCCCACCTCGGTAGCCTCTTATGTGCAGCGGGTGGGCCGGGCAGGACGCCTCACCGGGAACTCCCTGGTCCTTGCCTTCGTGCAGGGCCGAGGCGAGCATCTGCCCAAGCTTAACGAGCCGCTCTCCGTCATCAACGGCGTGGTCCAGCCGCCCGCCACATATCTGGACGCCGAGGAAATCCTGGCACGCCAGTACGTTGCCCACATCGCCGACAGGTTCGCCCGCGATTCCGGCCGCCGCCACCCCCGCGAGGCCATCCATGCCCTGGGGAGCGTTGAACCTGGGTCGTATCTGGGGGACATCATCCAGGAAGCCACCACCAACGCGGATGCCTATCTGCAGGAGTTCCTGTCCCAGTTCGGCGACAGTTTGTCTGAGGCCAGCCGGAATCGCCTGACGGCTTGGGCTACGGAGCACGACGACGGCGAGCCCAGCGATCTGGCCCGTCACCTTGTACGGGCCGCCGGGCAGTGGAAAGCGGACATCCAGGAACTGGAAGCCCGCCGCAAAACCATCGACGCCGTGATGCCCGAACTGCAGAAGGCCGCCGACGACGCAGAGCGGCTGGGCGACGCATCCTCCGACGCTCCCCAGGCACTGCGCACCGCCAAAGCAACGCTGCGGATGATTGGCGGACAGCTCATGGAGCTGCGCGGTGACTACTGGATTTCAGTCCTCGAGGCCTACGGCATCTTCCCCAACTACACGCTCCTGGACGATTCCGTCTGCCTGGACGTCGGGCTCTCCTGGAAAGACGCCGACACCCAGGAGTTCGAAACCGACACCGTCACCTACAGCCGCGGCGCGTCTGTTGCGCTGAGCGAGTTTGCACCCGGGGCTACGTTCTATGCCCAGGGCATGGAAATCCTGATCGACGCCGTCGACCTCGGTCCACAGCAGAGCAACGTCATGCAGTGGCAGGTATGCCCGAAGTGTGGATGGATCAACAAGGAAGCGGCCGCCAGCAAACCGGTCGAATCATGCCTCCGGTGCAAGACCACTGCCATCGCAGACATGGGCCAGATCCTGAACGTCGTGCTGATGAAAAAGGTCTCTGCGGAGATCCGCCGTGATGAAGCCGCGATCAATGACCGCCGGGATAACCGCGTCCGCGAACGCTTCACCATCGCGGCCGCAGCGGATATCGACGAGCAGCACCTGCAGAAACGCTGGTTCATTGATGGCCTCGATTTCGGTGCCGAATACCTGAACCGCATCGACATCCGCTGGCTTAACACCGGCCGCACGGCGTCGAACGGCGGGGTCCGGCTCATCGCCGGCGATGAGGTCAAGGCGCCGATGTTTCGGCTGTGTTCCTACTGCGGGCAGCTGGACCAGGCGGCCAAGGAAAACAAACCGACCGAGCACCGGTTCTGGTGCAAATACCGCAAGCAGGAGCAAGAGAGTATCCGGGAAGTGGTCCTCGCCCGGGAGCTCAGCACCCAGGGCGTGGTGCTTCATCTGCCCCCGGAAGTGACGTTCGGGGACGACTTCTCGATTCCCAGCCTGCAGGCCGCCATCCTTCTGGGCCTGCAGAAGGTTCTGGGGGGCGCTCCGGACCACCTGGGTGTGCTGCGCATTAACGACGCCCTAAGCGGAGGTGATCGTCCGGCGTTGCTGCTGCATGACAAGGTCCCCGGCGGAACCGGCTACCTTGCCGAGTTCGGGGACCCAGAGCGCGTATGGCAACTCCTGAATGCTGCATGGGAGACGCTGCGGGACTGCAGTTGCAGGAGTGAGGAACGCCTCGCCTGCCACCATTGTCTGCTGCCGCATGCCGAACCGTGGCAGGTGGACAAAGTTGCCCGGGCAACGGCTGAACGTATCCTTCGGCAGCTGCTTCTGGTGGGGACCGACGACGGCGAGACCACGCCGTCGTTCGATGCGTGGACAGTGACCGAGGATGTACCTGTCCAGGACACGAGCAGTGAGTCCTTCCTGGAGAAAAGGTTCCGCAAGGTGTGGATGGACCGGCTCAAGGACGTCGGAGCCCATGTCAAAGTGACGCCGGGCGCTTTGGCGGACACCATCACCTTCAAGATCCCGGGGCAACCGTTCCGATGGCAGCTGATTCCTCAGGTGGATGTGGCCGGAACACGTCCGGACTTTCTCCTTCAAGGCCCTGCGGATCCCAACTTCCCAGTGCTGGCAATTTACACCGACGGATACGCGTTCCACGCGAGCCCGGAACACAACCGGATTGCTGACGACGCCGAAAAACGGGATCGGCTGCGGCACACCACGGACCTTTCTGCCGCCGTCATTCCGTGGGCAATCACGTGGAACGACGTGACGTCATTTGAGGCGGGATCTGATGCGCCCGTTTCTATGCCGGGGTGGGTAAACGAGAACCTGAATGCGCAGTTGATGACCAGGTATCCCGTGGATGCGGGCATCATGAATCAGCTCGGCAGGGACGCGGTCTCCATGCTTTGGGAATGGGTCAACCGGCCCGACCCGGAGGCCTGGCAGAAGTTCTCAGAGTTGGTGCCGCTGATGCTCTCGCAGCCCGAACGTGTCCCCGCGGATCGAGACGCCGTGTACATCCATGCCAAGGACGTAGCCCAAGGAAGCCTGGCACCGATTTTGCCCGGAGACACACAGGCATGGACCTATCGGGCTGGAGTACTGGCGTTCACAGCAGCTGGTTCTCCCTCCGATCCGGCGTCGATCACCGTCGGGCTCTGCCTCGATGACCGTGATCACTCCCTCACCGGATCGGGCCATGAGGAATCGTGGCGCGGCTGGCTCCAGCTGTCCAATCTGTTGGCTTTCAAGCCTTGGGGAATGACGATCGGATCCGTCTCCTCCAGCGTTTCCGCGGGCGACATGAACGCGAAAGCCGCCCAGGAGGAAGCCGCGCAGGTCGTGGGTAGCGAATGGCAGGAGCTCCTCGCCGACGCCACCGAGGCGGAGAAGGCGGTCGTGCTGCGCCTCGCGGAGATGGGGTTGCCACAACTGCCGGAGCTCGGCTACGAGCTTGAAGGCTACGTGGCTGATCTCGCCTGGCCGGAATTCCAGGTGGCGCTGGCTTACGACGACGAATCACGCGGGATGTTTGAGTCCGCTGGCTGGACAACCACAACCGACGTGGACGACATCCAGGAACTTCTGAAGACGATGGGGGCTTGA
- a CDS encoding 3'-5' exonuclease — protein MTWIKQKDKIDGAMKAKVYSFFEKLQKDDTSPGLHIEPMQNPADPRVRTGRIDQKFRAVLFKVFLDTIPHYFYYGAWPHDQAIEIARSSVLNVNSANGVLEVLRKSAPANTAEPARAKTPPVPPKPEIESAPVTVPAEVWVNPLAQSGTEAADLVSRLGLDEELVQAAYAAPSDDRLIDLLGDAPDWQATALLELAAGMSMAEVEDKLALNQFVVDPQATEEEKIKQALEHPATKMQFTFIGEDSEELRRVIEGGDFDAWRTFLHPEQRIYAERHYNGSFRLSGGAGTGKTVVLLHRARMLAKSEPSSRVVLTTYTTTLAESLNNGLSRLDNELRRAEKPGESGVLIAGVDSLVSRVLHPATDAEKRQAMKGLFGMELPAPSNLIGTDPSAKQWEYALASVDHGLEPELANATFLQQEYETVVLPNLITAKDDYLKIPRAGRGTALNRAKRLAVWKLIEEYRYHNRIEMHATYVEMAHLAACVLRQRGDGNRVADHVLIDEAQDLHAGHWLFLRELVKKGPDDLFIAEDSHQRIYGQKVPLSRFGIGIVGRSRRLTLNYRTTQQNLAYAVGLLKGAPVTDIEGEQESVSGYTSSRVGPTPLEQAAPTSVAELDNLAATLKTWQEDRVDLGNVGILVRYNNQVAKVISGLDERGMRARNVDASDPAGAPMVMTMHRSKGMEFTRVVLYGLSADSLPASYKKLAPAEQADALLRERSLLYVAATRARDGLVVSWSGKPLELLGAV, from the coding sequence GTGACCTGGATTAAGCAGAAGGACAAGATAGACGGGGCCATGAAGGCCAAGGTCTATTCGTTCTTCGAAAAACTGCAGAAGGACGACACCTCTCCCGGCCTGCACATTGAACCGATGCAGAACCCGGCGGATCCCCGGGTTCGTACCGGAAGGATCGATCAGAAATTTCGGGCGGTGCTGTTCAAGGTTTTCCTGGATACTATTCCGCACTACTTCTACTACGGCGCGTGGCCGCACGATCAGGCTATCGAAATTGCCCGCTCAAGCGTTCTCAACGTCAACTCGGCCAACGGTGTGCTGGAAGTGTTGCGCAAGTCTGCACCGGCCAATACAGCTGAGCCCGCAAGGGCGAAAACGCCGCCTGTGCCGCCTAAACCTGAGATCGAATCCGCCCCGGTCACCGTGCCTGCGGAGGTTTGGGTCAACCCGCTGGCGCAGTCCGGGACCGAAGCGGCGGATCTGGTTTCCCGCCTCGGCCTGGATGAGGAGCTTGTCCAAGCCGCATACGCAGCCCCCTCTGATGACCGTCTGATCGACCTCCTCGGGGACGCCCCGGACTGGCAGGCCACTGCGCTGCTGGAGCTCGCGGCCGGCATGTCCATGGCCGAGGTCGAAGACAAGCTCGCGCTGAATCAGTTTGTTGTGGACCCGCAGGCGACCGAAGAAGAGAAGATCAAGCAGGCGCTGGAGCATCCCGCCACCAAGATGCAATTCACCTTCATCGGTGAGGACTCCGAGGAACTGCGCAGGGTCATTGAAGGCGGAGACTTCGATGCCTGGCGGACCTTCCTCCACCCGGAGCAGCGGATTTATGCAGAGCGTCATTACAACGGCTCCTTCCGTCTGTCGGGCGGGGCTGGGACTGGCAAGACGGTGGTGCTCCTGCACCGTGCCCGCATGCTGGCCAAGTCCGAACCCAGCTCCAGGGTTGTGCTGACCACCTACACCACCACGCTTGCCGAGTCCCTGAACAATGGGTTGTCGAGGCTGGATAACGAACTGCGCCGTGCCGAGAAGCCGGGGGAGAGCGGTGTCCTGATAGCGGGTGTGGATTCGTTGGTGTCCAGGGTCCTCCACCCAGCAACCGATGCTGAAAAACGGCAGGCCATGAAGGGCCTGTTTGGCATGGAACTCCCTGCGCCGAGCAACCTTATCGGCACGGATCCCAGCGCCAAGCAATGGGAATATGCCCTGGCGAGTGTGGACCACGGGTTGGAGCCTGAGCTGGCAAACGCCACTTTCCTGCAGCAGGAGTACGAGACGGTCGTTCTGCCGAACTTGATCACGGCCAAAGACGACTATTTGAAGATCCCCCGCGCCGGGAGAGGAACAGCCCTGAACCGTGCAAAGCGGCTGGCAGTTTGGAAACTCATCGAAGAATACCGGTACCACAACCGCATTGAGATGCACGCTACCTATGTGGAAATGGCGCATTTGGCTGCCTGCGTCCTCCGCCAGCGGGGGGACGGCAATCGCGTTGCTGACCATGTACTGATCGACGAGGCCCAGGACCTCCACGCTGGCCACTGGCTCTTCCTGCGGGAACTGGTGAAGAAAGGCCCGGATGACCTCTTCATCGCGGAGGACTCCCACCAGCGCATTTACGGGCAGAAGGTTCCGCTTTCGCGCTTCGGAATTGGAATTGTGGGTCGTTCCCGGCGTCTCACATTGAATTACCGAACCACCCAGCAAAACCTCGCGTACGCCGTCGGACTCCTAAAGGGAGCGCCGGTGACAGATATCGAAGGTGAGCAGGAATCGGTCAGCGGCTATACCTCCTCGCGGGTTGGCCCAACACCGCTGGAGCAGGCGGCCCCGACCTCCGTCGCAGAACTAGACAACCTTGCAGCGACGTTGAAGACCTGGCAAGAAGACCGTGTTGATCTGGGGAACGTTGGCATCCTCGTGCGCTACAACAATCAGGTCGCCAAGGTCATCAGCGGTCTCGACGAACGGGGGATGCGCGCCCGGAACGTTGACGCGTCAGATCCCGCCGGCGCACCGATGGTGATGACCATGCATCGTTCCAAAGGCATGGAGTTCACCCGGGTAGTTCTCTACGGCCTCTCTGCCGACTCATTGCCTGCCTCCTACAAGAAGCTGGCGCCTGCGGAACAGGCCGATGCCCTGCTGCGGGAAAGGTCGCTTCTGTACGTGGCTGCCACCCGTGCACGGGATGGTTTGGTCGTATCGTGGAGCGGGAAGCCGCTGGAGCTGCTCGGGGCCGTTTAA